The proteins below come from a single Miscanthus floridulus cultivar M001 chromosome 1, ASM1932011v1, whole genome shotgun sequence genomic window:
- the LOC136465842 gene encoding heat stress transcription factor B-4d-like: MAAFLVGRRCGGGDGETTTVVSSMDDMDMSSHAAKPAGPAPFLTKTFQLVDDHRTDHIVSWGEDGATFVVWQPPEFARDLLPNYFKHNNFSSFVRQLNTYGFRKIVADRWEFANEFFRKGAKHLLSEIHRRKSSSCLQPPQKLQPPLPQHQPYLSLFLPPQPPRHPSGYHVQEEDLGRKDFLATLSEDNRELRRRNSLLLSELAHMRRLYNDIIYFLQNNVEPVPPPVATTTASCRLVQLGSTDSDTSAPTWRPRCDNEAPVKLFGVRLNDGKKRRAQQVVPLEEKGDDEKGESLGDGEHTIKPDTFEAET; the protein is encoded by the exons ATGGCGGCATTCCTCGTGGGGAGGCGGTGTGGTGGTGGTGACGGTGAGACGACGACGGTGGTGTCGTCCATGGACGACATGGATATGAGCTCGCACGCTGCTAAGCCGGCCGGGCCGGCCCCCTTCCTTACCAAGACCTTCCAGCTCGTGGACGATCACCGCACCGACCACATCGTGTCGTGGGGCGAGGACGGCGCCACCTTCGTGGTGTGGCAGCCGCCGGAGTTCGCCAGGGACCTCCTCCCCAACTACTTCAAGCACAACAACTTCTCCAGCTTCGTCAGGCAGCTCAACACCTAT GGTTTCAGGAAGATAGTGGCAGACAGGTGGGAGTTCGCCAACGAATTCTTCAGGAAGGGCGCTAAGCACCTCCTCTCGGAGATCCACCGGCGGAAGTCTTCGTCGTGCTTGCAACCGCCGCAGAAGCTGCAGCCGCCGCTCCCTCAGCACCAGCCTTACCTCAGCCTCTTCTTGCCGCCGCAGCCGCCTCGGCATCCGTCGGGCTACCACGTCCAGGAGGAGGACCTCGGCCGCAAGGACTTCCTGGCGACCCTGTCGGAGGACAACCGGGAGCTCCGGCGGCGCAACTCGCTGCTGTTGTCAGAGCTGGCGCACATGAGGAGGCTCTACAACGACATCATATACTTCCTGCAGAACAACGTGGAGCCGGTGCCACCACCGGTGGCGACGACGACCGCCAGCTGCAGGCTGGTGCAGCTCGGCTCTACCGACAGCGACACCTCGGCACCGACGTGGAGGCCACGCTGCGATAATGAGGCGCCGGTGAAGCTGTTTGGCGTGCGCCTGAACGACGGCAAGAAGAGAAGGGCACAGCAGGTCGTGCCGCTGGAAGAAAAAGGCGATGATGAGAAAGGTGAAAGCCTTGGCGATGGTGAGCACACTATCAAGCCCGacacattcgaagccgagacctga